A region from the Arachis ipaensis cultivar K30076 chromosome B01, Araip1.1, whole genome shotgun sequence genome encodes:
- the LOC107612955 gene encoding uncharacterized protein LOC107612955 — MARKGQFTKKARSGPACQQSQKAPAPAPSPTSALHQDDSKIPPASCGSVQTTVRPFCPPRSEPRPAPQTRIYSSQNSELGHVDLDENAHEADSIDQEVDDRFAASRAQNRRGRKTTEYWTVKTIDSDGIIKPAKVSVREAMERPNGRRIMLRFNNEKQPVGDEAGLLSGVLGMLGSDYGKFPICEESWRHVTTKDKVYNKCVKQIFQFEEDSEGIIRKNILKSMGKSWKDTRLRLYDDYYEPTLLTEENIENRLPGIDRDHWRWYLDYRAKPKTKEKCRKMR, encoded by the exons ATGGCTAGGAAAGGCCAGTTTACAAAAAAAGCTAGATCAGGACCAGCATGCCAGCAGTCTCAAAAGGCACCGGCTCCGGCCCCGTCTCCGACTTCGGCTCTCCACCAAGATGACTCTAAAATTCCCCCAGCAAGCTGTGGTAGTGTCCAAACAACCGTACGCCCGTTCTGTCCACCGCGTAGTGAACCAAGGCCTGCTCCACAGACGCGCATTTATAGCAGTCAGAACTCAGAGCTGGGACACGTAGACTTGGACGAAAATGCTCATGAGGCGGATTCTATTGATCAAGAAGTTGATGACCGCTTTGCTGCTTCTAGAGCTCAGAATCGCAGAGGACGGAAGACCACAGAGTATTGGACGGTTAAGACCATCG ATTCCGATGGCATAATCAAGCCGGCTAAAGTGAGTGTGAGGGAGGCTATGGAACGGCCCAATGGTAGAAGGATCATGCTTAGGTTCAACAATGAAAAGCAGCCAGTTGGAGACGAAGCTGGACTGTTGAGTGGCGTTCTTGGTATGCTGGGGTCTGACTACGGAAAATTTCCTATCTGTGAGGAAAGTTGGCGTCACGTTACCACTAAAGACAAAGTCTATAATAAATGTGTCAAG CAAATCTTTCAGTTTGAAGAAGATAGTGAAGgaataataagaaaaaatattttgaaaagtatGGGGAAGTCCTGGAAAGATACAAGGCTGAGATTGTATGATGATTACTACGAGCCAACTTTGTTGACTGAAGAAAATATCGAGAACCGTCTGCCGGGAATTGATCGAGACCACTGGAGATGGTATCTTGATTATCGCGCCAAACCTAAGACGAAG GAGAAGTGCAGGAAAATGCGGTAA